A genomic window from Sulfurospirillum diekertiae includes:
- the cobA gene encoding uroporphyrinogen-III C-methyltransferase, whose protein sequence is MKTGKVYIAGAGCGDFELMTLKLKMLIEEAECIIYDRLVNKEILALAPKSAELIYYGKDNCEGGLIQEKINATLIEKAKEGKNVLRLKGGHPFVFGRGGEEALDLVDAGIEFEIIPGVTSAISVPAYAGIPISHRGINTSFHVFTGHSKDDGEKIDFETVSKLSGTLVFLMGIKNIEMITSNLVNFGKISSTPVAVIENGSTCHQRTVVGNLETISKIVEENHIQSPSIIIIGDVVNLREKLAWFEHKALHGHKVLVTSEKTQAKVTSRLVRSLGGESVECPFFTLDKKSFTIPRLINFDTVLFTSPQSLHAFFEKIEDIRQLLHLRIGVAGEKTKEALNTYKLQANIYSNSYRTQELLNLLTEKEEKVLLVRSTSISAELAVYSQSITELETYYVDKVLRSDEEVIAYINDVDIIAFPNACTVKTLIDSVGREILATKLIIASNENTALKIKSYGLHVNAFGNGEITEETFKTCMETEHCIKGKKDGVVNRRNKGFTHSARAAS, encoded by the coding sequence ATGAAAACAGGAAAAGTATATATCGCAGGTGCAGGTTGTGGAGATTTTGAATTGATGACATTAAAACTCAAGATGTTGATTGAAGAAGCAGAGTGTATTATTTATGATCGTCTTGTTAATAAGGAAATTCTTGCGTTAGCACCCAAAAGTGCCGAACTTATTTATTATGGTAAAGATAATTGCGAAGGCGGCCTTATCCAAGAAAAAATTAATGCAACATTAATCGAAAAAGCCAAAGAGGGCAAGAATGTTTTACGCCTTAAAGGAGGACACCCTTTTGTCTTTGGACGAGGTGGGGAAGAGGCCTTGGACTTAGTAGATGCAGGCATAGAATTTGAAATTATTCCAGGTGTTACTTCTGCTATTTCAGTACCCGCTTATGCAGGCATTCCTATAAGCCATAGAGGTATCAATACATCATTTCATGTTTTTACAGGACATAGTAAAGATGATGGAGAAAAAATTGACTTTGAAACAGTATCCAAGCTGAGTGGCACTTTAGTTTTTTTAATGGGTATTAAAAATATAGAGATGATCACTTCAAATCTTGTAAATTTTGGAAAAATATCATCCACACCTGTTGCAGTAATTGAAAATGGATCGACATGTCATCAACGAACGGTTGTCGGAAACCTAGAAACTATTTCAAAGATTGTTGAAGAAAATCATATTCAGTCACCTTCTATCATTATTATAGGTGATGTAGTAAATTTACGCGAAAAACTTGCTTGGTTTGAGCATAAAGCATTGCACGGGCATAAGGTTCTGGTAACATCAGAAAAAACCCAAGCAAAAGTGACTTCACGGTTGGTCCGAAGTTTAGGTGGAGAGAGTGTAGAATGTCCTTTTTTTACATTAGATAAAAAATCGTTTACTATTCCAAGACTTATTAATTTTGATACTGTGCTCTTTACAAGCCCTCAAAGTTTACATGCTTTTTTTGAAAAAATAGAAGATATACGCCAGTTACTTCATTTGCGTATTGGTGTGGCCGGCGAAAAAACTAAAGAAGCATTAAACACGTATAAATTACAAGCCAATATTTATTCGAACAGCTATCGCACACAAGAGTTGCTTAATCTCTTAACTGAAAAAGAAGAGAAAGTACTTTTAGTCAGATCTACCTCAATTTCAGCAGAACTTGCTGTATATTCTCAATCTATTACTGAACTTGAGACCTATTATGTTGATAAAGTTTTGCGAAGTGATGAAGAAGTAATTGCTTATATCAATGATGTCGATATTATCGCTTTTCCTAATGCATGTACGGTTAAAACATTAATAGATAGTGTAGGGCGTGAAATATTAGCCACCAAATTAATTATTGCTTCAAATGAAAATACAGCATTAAAAATCAAGTCTTATGGTTTACATGTAAACGCTTTTGGCAATGGTGAAATCACAGAAGAAACATTTAAAACATGCATGGAAACAGAGCATTGTATCAAAGGGAAAAAAGATGGTGTGGTTAATCGGAGGAACAAAGGATTCACGCATTCTGCTCGAGCAGCTAGTTGA
- a CDS encoding ABC transporter ATP-binding protein, translating into MISEDFIASNGMKMTLMFLLLGGIIILRSLAVWVRNYWGSLLGINVEFDMRNDLFKHINTLSFSYFDNTKTGSLMSRVVSDIAEVSKVVTEIPRDLLLIPITLIGAIGVMLSLNLKLGMVVLLLMPVLIFFTYYKNTKLRHAYMSSKRKIAHLNAQLTDSFEGIRVVQAFSNEAHEMHKFKQSNQAYKEMTAKAFKALADLRSISNFFSGALQVIIIAYGIYLVQYEHMSIGVLFAFVLYIDRFMRPIRNFISLTEVYQKGLVGMDRFQELMQIKSTVRDDAKEEMESVKGHIAFNNVNFTYEEQGEGILKDINFTITPQEHIALVGGTGSGKSTLCALIMRFYEPQIGSIKIDGKDIKEVSVKSLRRQIGIVQQDVFLFNGTIKENILYGRLEASEEEVIAAAKKANIHEFVMGLAEGYESVVGERGIKLSGGQKQQLSIARIFLKDPAILILDEATSALDNITEHYVQKSLDALAQNRTVITIAHRLSSVKNASKILVMKNGRIAEEGTHKELLSFNGVYQTLHDLQFREGKER; encoded by the coding sequence ATGATATCTGAGGATTTCATTGCTTCCAATGGAATGAAGATGACATTGATGTTTTTACTTTTGGGTGGGATTATTATTTTACGCTCACTTGCCGTATGGGTACGGAACTATTGGGGAAGCTTGCTTGGGATAAATGTTGAATTCGATATGCGCAATGATTTGTTTAAGCATATCAATACGCTTTCCTTTTCGTATTTTGATAACACCAAGACGGGTTCATTAATGTCTCGAGTGGTGAGTGATATCGCTGAAGTTTCCAAAGTTGTTACGGAGATTCCTAGAGATTTATTGCTTATTCCTATTACGTTAATTGGGGCCATTGGTGTGATGCTTAGCCTTAATTTAAAACTGGGAATGGTTGTACTGTTATTGATGCCTGTTTTGATTTTCTTTACATACTATAAAAACACCAAGTTACGACATGCGTATATGTCCTCAAAGCGTAAAATTGCACATCTAAACGCTCAGTTAACAGATAGCTTTGAAGGCATTCGTGTCGTTCAAGCGTTTAGCAACGAAGCCCATGAGATGCATAAGTTTAAGCAGAGCAATCAAGCCTATAAAGAGATGACAGCCAAAGCGTTTAAGGCATTGGCAGACTTGCGAAGTATCAGTAACTTTTTCTCGGGAGCCTTGCAAGTTATCATTATCGCTTATGGTATTTACCTTGTGCAGTACGAACACATGTCTATAGGTGTACTATTTGCCTTTGTCCTTTATATCGATCGTTTTATGCGCCCCATTCGAAATTTTATCTCATTGACAGAGGTTTATCAAAAAGGTTTAGTTGGCATGGATAGGTTTCAAGAGTTGATGCAAATAAAGAGCACTGTGCGAGATGATGCAAAAGAAGAGATGGAATCCGTTAAAGGGCATATCGCCTTTAATAATGTAAATTTTACATATGAAGAACAAGGGGAAGGTATTTTAAAAGATATCAATTTTACTATCACTCCTCAAGAGCATATTGCATTAGTGGGAGGTACGGGTAGTGGTAAAAGCACCTTGTGTGCGTTGATTATGCGTTTTTATGAGCCTCAAATTGGCTCCATAAAGATTGATGGTAAGGATATCAAAGAGGTGTCTGTTAAGTCATTAAGAAGGCAAATCGGCATTGTACAACAAGATGTTTTTTTATTTAATGGAACTATCAAAGAAAATATTTTATACGGACGTTTAGAAGCAAGCGAAGAAGAGGTCATAGCAGCCGCTAAAAAAGCAAATATTCATGAATTTGTGATGGGATTAGCAGAGGGGTATGAGAGTGTTGTTGGGGAGCGTGGGATAAAACTTTCAGGTGGTCAAAAACAGCAACTTTCTATTGCCCGTATCTTTTTAAAAGATCCGGCTATTTTGATTTTAGATGAAGCAACCTCTGCCCTTGATAATATCACAGAACATTATGTGCAAAAATCACTTGATGCCTTGGCTCAAAATAGAACGGTTATTACCATCGCTCATCGATTAAGTTCAGTGAAAAATGCATCAAAGATTTTGGTCATGAAGAATGGAAGGATTGCAGAAGAGGGGACACATAAAGAATTACTTTCTTTTAATGGGGTATATCAAACACTGCATGACTTACAGTTTCGGGAAGGAAAAGAGCGTTAA
- the cobJ gene encoding precorrin-3B C(17)-methyltransferase: MKNNIYVVGIGPGSLEHLSFRAYHVLKEVNVIIGHKTYVNLVKEYFPEKVFIKSGMKREVERCLETLEIAKSGKSVALISSGDAGVYGMAGIMLEIALDNGFNVEIIPGITSANASASVVGAPIMHDHATISLSDLLTDWELIKKRVDLASQGDFVISFYNPKSKSRLTQIAEAREIMLKHKNKDTVVAIVRNTGREGENHVLTSLENMLEHEIDMFTTVIVGNSKTFIKENKMITPRGYHY; the protein is encoded by the coding sequence ATGAAAAATAATATTTATGTTGTAGGTATCGGGCCAGGCTCATTGGAACATTTGAGTTTTAGAGCATATCATGTTTTAAAAGAGGTAAATGTCATCATTGGGCATAAAACCTATGTCAATTTAGTAAAAGAGTATTTTCCTGAGAAAGTGTTCATTAAATCAGGAATGAAAAGAGAAGTGGAGCGTTGCCTCGAGACTTTGGAAATAGCCAAGAGTGGTAAAAGTGTCGCCCTTATCTCTAGTGGTGATGCCGGAGTTTACGGCATGGCGGGCATTATGCTAGAAATTGCTCTTGATAATGGCTTTAATGTAGAAATTATCCCAGGGATTACCTCTGCCAATGCCTCCGCTTCAGTCGTAGGTGCACCCATTATGCATGATCATGCGACGATTAGTTTGAGTGATTTATTGACGGATTGGGAGCTCATCAAAAAGCGTGTTGATTTGGCATCACAAGGAGATTTTGTGATCTCTTTTTACAATCCTAAAAGTAAAAGTCGTCTAACTCAAATTGCTGAAGCAAGAGAAATTATGCTGAAGCATAAAAATAAAGATACGGTTGTTGCCATTGTGCGAAACACGGGACGAGAGGGCGAAAATCACGTTCTTACATCATTGGAAAATATGTTAGAGCATGAAATTGACATGTTTACGACGGTAATCGTTGGAAACTCAAAGACGTTTATCAAAGAAAACAAAATGATCACTCCTCGTGGGTATCACTACTAA
- the cbiD gene encoding cobalt-precorrin-5B (C(1))-methyltransferase CbiD — translation MQKYVIHEGKKLRYGFTTGSSAAAATKAACMLLMNAPLKKTVAITLPTNEILHIPIYTAKKEKELAIVTVIKDGGDDADVTSGLEIGARVSFSEERGIHIKGGEGVGVATKKGLPIGVGEPAINPVPQVMIKQSVIEVIDILKQGIEVEIFVPKGEEIAKRTLNYKLGIHGGISILGSTGIVKPMSEEAYKDSLSIELKAMYQQQDTDTFVFTFGNYGRKFATNNLGLVDENIIIISNFVGFMLEKACEFGIKKILFVGNIGKIVKVAGGIFHTHSRVSDARLEIMAANAIKAGEKLDVIQKILKANTTEEAVEMLNRKDTFDIMAQEIREKCETHVRRSGYELEVAALIYSSEQGELARTDNFYVGNHTNA, via the coding sequence ATGCAAAAGTATGTGATTCATGAGGGAAAGAAGCTTCGATACGGTTTTACGACTGGCTCATCCGCTGCAGCTGCTACAAAAGCGGCATGTATGTTATTAATGAATGCGCCTTTAAAAAAAACCGTTGCAATCACTTTACCAACAAATGAAATATTACACATACCTATTTATACGGCAAAGAAAGAAAAAGAGTTGGCAATTGTTACTGTTATTAAAGATGGTGGTGATGATGCAGATGTGACGAGTGGACTAGAAATAGGAGCACGCGTCTCTTTTTCTGAGGAGAGAGGCATTCATATCAAAGGAGGCGAGGGTGTTGGTGTGGCAACTAAAAAAGGCTTACCTATTGGTGTAGGCGAACCCGCTATCAATCCAGTCCCTCAAGTGATGATTAAACAAAGCGTGATTGAGGTGATAGATATTTTAAAGCAAGGGATTGAAGTAGAAATTTTTGTTCCAAAAGGTGAAGAGATTGCCAAGCGAACGCTTAATTATAAATTAGGAATTCACGGGGGTATTTCCATATTGGGATCAACTGGTATCGTTAAACCTATGTCTGAAGAAGCATATAAAGACTCTTTGTCTATTGAGTTAAAAGCAATGTACCAACAGCAAGATACCGATACCTTTGTCTTTACCTTTGGTAATTATGGACGCAAATTTGCCACAAACAATCTTGGATTAGTGGATGAAAATATCATCATTATCAGTAATTTTGTAGGATTTATGTTGGAGAAGGCCTGTGAGTTTGGTATCAAAAAAATACTGTTTGTTGGCAATATCGGAAAGATTGTCAAAGTAGCTGGAGGTATATTTCATACCCATAGTCGCGTATCGGATGCAAGGCTTGAAATTATGGCGGCAAATGCAATAAAAGCAGGAGAAAAACTTGATGTTATTCAAAAAATACTCAAAGCCAATACCACAGAAGAAGCAGTGGAAATGTTAAACAGAAAAGATACGTTTGACATAATGGCACAAGAAATACGAGAAAAGTGCGAAACTCATGTGAGACGTAGTGGATATGAGTTAGAGGTGGCTGCATTGATTTATTCAAGTGAACAGGGAGAATTAGCGCGAACGGATAATTTTTATGTTGGAAATCATACCAATGCTTAA
- the cobM gene encoding precorrin-4 C(11)-methyltransferase, which produces MSKVYFIGAGPGDPELITIKGQRLVREADIIIYAGSLVPIEVIACHKEGAEIYNSASMDLDEVMDITIAGVKEGKSVARVHTGDPSIYGAHREQMDILESHGIDFDVIPGVSSFLASAAALKKEFTLPDVSQTVICTRLEGRTPVPEAESLDKLASHQASMAIFLSVQMIDKVVEKLVLHYPPNTPVAIIQRASWPDQKIVEGTLETIEEKVKEANITKTAQILVGWFMGNEYSKSRLYDKYFTHEYREGMARS; this is translated from the coding sequence ATGTCTAAAGTTTATTTTATAGGAGCAGGGCCGGGTGATCCTGAACTTATTACTATCAAAGGTCAGCGCCTTGTAAGGGAAGCAGATATCATCATATATGCGGGCTCGCTTGTTCCTATAGAAGTTATTGCATGTCATAAGGAGGGAGCAGAAATTTATAACAGTGCCAGTATGGATTTGGATGAAGTGATGGATATTACTATTGCAGGTGTTAAAGAAGGAAAAAGTGTTGCAAGAGTTCATACAGGAGATCCTTCTATCTATGGGGCTCATCGTGAACAAATGGACATTTTGGAGAGTCATGGTATAGATTTTGATGTCATACCAGGTGTTAGCTCATTTTTAGCATCAGCAGCAGCCCTTAAAAAAGAGTTCACGCTTCCAGATGTATCGCAAACGGTTATTTGCACACGATTAGAAGGTCGCACTCCCGTTCCAGAAGCAGAATCCTTAGATAAATTAGCCTCTCATCAAGCTTCTATGGCTATCTTTTTATCCGTTCAAATGATTGATAAAGTAGTGGAAAAACTTGTGCTTCATTACCCGCCTAATACTCCAGTAGCAATTATTCAGCGTGCTAGTTGGCCGGATCAAAAAATTGTTGAGGGAACGCTTGAGACTATTGAAGAAAAAGTCAAAGAAGCCAATATCACTAAAACAGCGCAAATTCTTGTGGGATGGTTTATGGGAAATGAGTACTCTAAATCTAGGCTATATGACAAGTATTTTACCCATGAATACCGAGAAGGTATGGCACGCTCATGA
- the cbiG gene encoding cobalt-precorrin 5A hydrolase → MKKELAIISVSKQGLEKANSLHVKNADIYALPKYSDGKCIEMIEGFTLTVERIFSQYKTLLFIMASGIVVRTIAPLLKGKDIDPAILVMDEQGIFVNSLLSGHLGGANEMAEIIAKACDAIPVISTASDVSHKIAVDTIAMKLNAKIDSLKKAKNVTALILNGQRVALCLPENIVVENKNISGVIVVSNKLHVEMSQIIPQNIIVGIGCKKDIPKEAIIEAVKKEFKKLNLREDSIKHFATGWVKAEEKGLLEAVNYFERELKIIEKEEIRAVQDKFCGSDFVEKTIGVRSISAPSAYVSSSKKGVFLLEKNKNCGITISIYEEEVGNEK, encoded by the coding sequence ATGAAAAAAGAACTTGCCATTATTAGCGTAAGTAAGCAAGGATTAGAGAAAGCAAATTCTTTACATGTAAAGAACGCAGACATTTATGCCTTGCCAAAATACAGTGATGGCAAGTGCATAGAGATGATAGAGGGTTTTACACTTACAGTAGAGCGAATTTTTTCTCAATACAAAACGCTTTTGTTTATCATGGCTAGCGGGATTGTGGTTCGTACCATTGCGCCACTTCTTAAAGGTAAAGATATAGACCCCGCTATTTTGGTGATGGACGAACAAGGTATCTTTGTAAACTCTTTGCTTAGTGGCCATTTAGGTGGAGCAAACGAGATGGCAGAAATCATTGCCAAAGCATGTGATGCAATTCCTGTGATATCAACAGCCTCTGATGTCAGTCATAAAATAGCCGTTGATACGATTGCTATGAAATTAAATGCAAAAATAGATTCTTTGAAAAAAGCAAAGAATGTGACTGCTTTGATACTTAATGGGCAGAGAGTAGCGCTATGTTTACCTGAGAATATAGTCGTTGAGAATAAAAATATATCAGGGGTTATTGTGGTGTCAAATAAGTTACATGTAGAGATGAGTCAAATTATTCCACAAAATATCATAGTGGGTATTGGGTGCAAAAAAGATATCCCAAAAGAGGCGATTATTGAAGCTGTCAAAAAAGAGTTTAAAAAATTAAACCTTAGAGAAGATTCGATTAAACATTTTGCGACAGGATGGGTAAAAGCAGAAGAAAAAGGTCTGCTTGAAGCCGTTAACTATTTTGAGCGAGAGCTAAAAATAATAGAAAAAGAAGAAATAAGAGCAGTACAAGATAAATTTTGTGGATCAGATTTTGTAGAAAAAACCATTGGTGTACGCTCCATCTCAGCACCTAGTGCCTATGTAAGTTCTAGTAAAAAAGGAGTGTTTTTGTTAGAAAAAAATAAAAATTGCGGAATTACCATTTCGATTTATGAAGAGGAAGTTGGAAATGAAAAATAA
- the cbiE gene encoding precorrin-6y C5,15-methyltransferase (decarboxylating) subunit CbiE, with protein sequence MLEIIPMLKIHILGMGPGSIDFIAPYVLTCIKDADILIGGKRHFQEIEVEASGKVCQYISSDLLGLVDYIKTNRNKKIAVLVSGDPGFYSFLVYLKKHFSNEELVVIPGLSSMQYMFCKIGLPWQDAVIKSLHGKTFDFIEALNDSGLVGVLTDSAFTPQLIAKELVTHGLGNVLVYVGEELSYAEEKITTMIATQMANNERNFGMNVVVIERTENVSYKR encoded by the coding sequence ATGTTGGAAATCATACCAATGCTTAAGATTCATATACTTGGAATGGGTCCTGGAAGTATAGATTTTATTGCACCTTATGTGCTGACATGTATAAAGGACGCAGACATACTTATTGGTGGAAAAAGACATTTTCAAGAGATAGAAGTGGAAGCATCAGGAAAAGTCTGTCAATACATAAGTAGTGATTTATTAGGACTTGTGGATTACATCAAAACAAACAGAAATAAAAAAATTGCGGTATTGGTCTCTGGTGACCCAGGATTTTATAGTTTTTTAGTGTATTTAAAAAAGCATTTTAGCAATGAGGAGTTAGTGGTAATACCAGGACTTTCTTCTATGCAGTATATGTTTTGCAAGATTGGGTTACCTTGGCAAGACGCTGTGATTAAAAGTCTTCATGGTAAAACGTTTGATTTTATTGAAGCTTTAAATGATTCTGGACTTGTAGGGGTGCTAACGGATAGTGCTTTTACACCTCAATTGATCGCAAAAGAGTTAGTAACTCACGGACTAGGAAACGTATTAGTATATGTAGGAGAAGAACTTTCTTATGCGGAAGAAAAAATAACAACGATGATAGCAACGCAAATGGCTAATAATGAACGAAATTTTGGCATGAATGTTGTGGTTATTGAAAGGACTGAAAATGTTTCATATAAAAGATAG
- the cobK gene encoding precorrin-6A reductase yields MVWLIGGTKDSRILLEQLVEYHDQFIVSITTSYGKKLLENYNVKIIDKRLSKEEKKVLIENECITLILDTSHPYAEGISHSAMEIAKECGVEYLRFERKNLEYEGAKHFEDITSLVDYINLTCKGEKVLSTLGIKNLEDLQKIKDQENLFIRLLPVVISIQKAETLGFLAKNIIAIQGPFSKEFNTAIIKNYGIQYLITKESGDEGGEMEKVLACKEEGVQLLVLKRPFINYLKTWDSLQEIVDELKCRLSL; encoded by the coding sequence ATGGTGTGGTTAATCGGAGGAACAAAGGATTCACGCATTCTGCTCGAGCAGCTAGTTGAATATCACGACCAGTTTATCGTGAGCATTACTACGAGTTATGGAAAAAAACTTTTAGAAAATTATAACGTTAAAATTATTGATAAACGTCTCAGTAAAGAAGAAAAAAAAGTATTGATAGAAAATGAATGTATAACTTTAATTCTTGATACGAGCCATCCTTATGCGGAAGGAATTTCGCATAGTGCTATGGAAATAGCAAAAGAGTGTGGTGTTGAGTATTTACGCTTTGAGCGCAAAAATCTTGAATATGAGGGTGCTAAACATTTTGAGGATATTACGTCATTGGTAGACTATATTAATCTTACATGTAAAGGTGAAAAAGTGCTGAGTACGTTAGGCATAAAAAACTTGGAAGACCTTCAAAAAATCAAGGATCAAGAAAACCTTTTTATTCGTCTTTTACCCGTCGTTATATCAATACAAAAAGCAGAAACTTTGGGTTTTTTAGCCAAAAATATTATCGCGATACAAGGACCTTTTAGTAAAGAGTTTAATACTGCAATAATTAAAAACTATGGGATACAATATCTTATAACAAAAGAGAGTGGTGATGAAGGAGGAGAGATGGAAAAAGTTTTAGCGTGCAAGGAAGAGGGAGTTCAACTTTTAGTACTAAAACGTCCTTTTATCAATTATCTAAAGACATGGGACTCTCTTCAAGAGATTGTTGACGAATTAAAGTGTAGATTGAGTTTATGA
- the cobI gene encoding precorrin-2 C(20)-methyltransferase — translation MSKLIGIGVGVGDPEMLTIKAVNALREADAVILPRANTKTYSTAFEIAKQYMKDDIEKIYADFTTVDDDKLREEDRLLYAKVVNDCIKAGKTVAFITIGDPMTFSTFVYVMELLEKDVEVQTIPGITSFASIAARLNTPLVMGDETLKIVPISKDTDIVKEINSSDNVVFMKVTRNLERLKDAFKKTGNMDNVVLVSNCGKADEKVIYDLENITREDISYFSTILLKKGGLSYV, via the coding sequence ATGTCTAAATTAATAGGAATTGGTGTAGGAGTTGGCGATCCTGAAATGTTAACCATCAAAGCAGTGAATGCTTTAAGAGAAGCAGATGCGGTCATCTTACCAAGGGCTAATACGAAAACGTATAGTACGGCTTTTGAAATTGCAAAGCAGTATATGAAAGATGATATTGAAAAAATCTATGCAGATTTTACAACGGTTGATGATGATAAGCTTAGAGAAGAAGATAGATTACTGTATGCCAAGGTAGTCAATGATTGTATTAAAGCTGGAAAAACAGTAGCGTTTATCACCATTGGTGATCCTATGACGTTTAGTACTTTTGTTTATGTCATGGAACTTTTAGAAAAAGATGTAGAAGTCCAAACTATACCAGGGATAACATCATTTGCTTCCATTGCTGCACGTCTGAATACTCCACTTGTTATGGGTGATGAAACACTCAAAATAGTACCTATTTCAAAAGATACAGATATTGTAAAAGAGATTAATAGCTCTGATAACGTTGTTTTTATGAAAGTTACACGTAACCTTGAACGACTCAAAGATGCTTTTAAAAAAACAGGCAACATGGATAATGTCGTACTTGTTTCTAATTGTGGAAAAGCGGATGAAAAAGTAATTTATGATCTTGAAAATATAACGCGTGAGGATATCTCTTACTTCTCAACCATTCTCCTTAAAAAAGGAGGGCTGAGTTATGTCTAA
- the cbiT gene encoding precorrin-6Y C5,15-methyltransferase (decarboxylating) subunit CbiT has protein sequence MFHIKDSEFIRGNVPMTKDEARVVCISKLELDSNSVLIDVGAGTGSVGIEASRYLSSGKVIGIEVNEEANALIEANLKKFDITNYELYKGYAPQELPTIAFDAMFIGGSKGKLGDIFQYFDDHAKVGARLVINAIVLETFTKTLSLMKEYGFHDIEVVSLNISKNRLLGQYNMMMAENPIFILSAKKGEKNV, from the coding sequence ATGTTTCATATAAAAGATAGTGAATTTATTAGGGGCAATGTGCCTATGACAAAAGATGAAGCACGTGTTGTTTGTATATCAAAACTTGAACTTGATAGCAATAGTGTCTTGATTGATGTGGGTGCAGGAACAGGTAGTGTCGGTATAGAGGCTAGTAGGTATTTAAGCTCTGGTAAAGTCATTGGTATAGAAGTTAATGAAGAAGCCAATGCTTTGATAGAAGCAAATCTAAAAAAATTTGACATAACGAATTACGAGTTATACAAAGGTTATGCTCCACAAGAACTACCAACTATTGCCTTCGATGCCATGTTTATTGGTGGCTCTAAAGGGAAACTTGGTGATATATTTCAGTATTTTGATGATCATGCCAAAGTAGGCGCTAGGTTGGTTATTAATGCCATTGTCCTTGAAACTTTTACTAAAACACTTAGTTTGATGAAAGAGTATGGCTTTCATGACATTGAGGTTGTTTCATTAAATATCTCAAAAAATAGATTACTTGGTCAATATAACATGATGATGGCTGAGAATCCTATATTTATTTTAAGTGCGAAAAAAGGAGAAAAAAATGTCTAA
- a CDS encoding precorrin-8X methylmutase, with protein sequence MSYERRPMSIEQKSFEIITQEMGSAIDAFDATLQPVVKRVIHTTADFEYTDLLDFSDDAVQSTFDALKSGCKIYCDTNMIVNGLSKVALGKFSCKPYCLVSDEDVSKEAKERGVTRSIVGMEHAAKDPETKIFLIGNAPTALYTLLEMIKSGDCAKPSLIVAVPVGFVGAAESKEEVLKYDVPYIRVRGRKGGSTVAVAILHGLIYQIFQREGI encoded by the coding sequence ATGTCGTATGAAAGACGGCCAATGAGTATTGAACAAAAGAGTTTTGAGATTATTACCCAAGAGATGGGAAGTGCTATTGATGCCTTTGATGCTACGTTGCAACCTGTTGTTAAACGTGTCATTCATACCACGGCTGATTTTGAGTATACCGATCTTTTAGATTTTTCTGATGATGCAGTCCAGAGTACGTTTGATGCCCTCAAAAGTGGATGTAAAATCTATTGTGATACCAATATGATTGTTAATGGCCTCAGTAAAGTTGCCTTAGGGAAATTTTCTTGCAAACCGTACTGCCTTGTGAGTGATGAAGATGTCAGTAAAGAAGCTAAAGAACGTGGTGTTACAAGATCAATTGTAGGCATGGAACATGCGGCAAAAGATCCAGAAACTAAAATATTTTTAATCGGCAATGCCCCAACAGCACTTTATACTCTATTGGAGATGATTAAATCAGGTGATTGTGCAAAACCTTCCCTTATCGTCGCTGTACCTGTTGGATTTGTGGGAGCGGCTGAATCTAAAGAAGAAGTTCTAAAATATGATGTTCCTTATATTCGAGTAAGAGGTAGAAAAGGTGGAAGTACGGTTGCCGTTGCTATTTTACACGGTCTTATCTACCAAATTTTTCAAAGAGAAGGCATCTAA